One stretch of Novipirellula aureliae DNA includes these proteins:
- a CDS encoding transglutaminase-like domain-containing protein, with protein sequence MIDSRHPDIAAHASMLISRSPIETVRKAFAFVRDEVRHSSDCKIGPVTYRASDVLRERVGYCYAKSHLLAAILRANNIPTGLCYQRIAMNADATSFCLHGLNAVFLPDCGWYRLDPRGNRDNIDAQFDPPNEKLAFTLTHPQEYDVPGIFVDPLPSVIQCLVANDDWADAYANLPDASCHLNGG encoded by the coding sequence GTGATCGACTCACGCCATCCCGACATTGCCGCGCACGCGTCAATGCTTATTTCGCGAAGCCCGATTGAGACTGTTCGCAAAGCGTTTGCCTTCGTTCGCGACGAGGTTCGTCATAGTTCGGACTGCAAAATCGGCCCGGTTACTTACCGCGCCTCTGATGTCCTCCGTGAACGTGTTGGCTATTGCTACGCGAAAAGCCACTTGCTTGCCGCGATACTCCGCGCGAACAACATCCCGACCGGGCTCTGCTATCAACGCATCGCCATGAACGCTGACGCCACATCATTCTGCCTCCACGGACTAAACGCCGTATTTCTGCCTGATTGCGGTTGGTATCGCCTTGACCCGCGTGGCAACCGTGACAACATTGACGCCCAATTCGACCCGCCGAACGAAAAACTGGCTTTCACGCTAACACACCCGCAAGAATACGACGTGCCCGGTATATTTGTGGACCCATTACCTTCGGTAATTCAGTGTCTCGTGGCCAACGACGACTGGGCCGACGCATACGCGAACCTGCCAGACGCCTCCTGCCATCTAAACGGCGGATAA